A stretch of Pogona vitticeps strain Pit_001003342236 chromosome 5, PviZW2.1, whole genome shotgun sequence DNA encodes these proteins:
- the LOC110071063 gene encoding DNA damage-regulated autophagy modulator protein 1 isoform X2, whose protein sequence is MPCEEERQLLLIQRRRRWWHRMACSVRGEPLVPVLLVSWTSAAFIISYTIAVLDGHIEPLFPYISDTGAKPPESVIFGIMITISAVLGAITMIMKYLMLKKQNEMTHFNSSCFNLLALCFGILGCIGMSIIASVQELTYPAVHDGGALVAFVSGTMYIVLQTAISYKLYKEYPQWCTPCIWHTRLVLSVMTIMALFPMIACASLISVTKIDWNPGEKALEPP, encoded by the exons ATGCCGTGCGAGGAGGAGAGGCAGCTGTTGTTGATCCAGAGGCGGAGGCGCTGGTGGCACAGGATGGCCTGCTCCGTGCGAGGAGAGCCCTTGGTGCCCGTGCTACTGGTCTCCTGGACTTCGGCAGCCTTCATCATCTCATACACCATCGCAGTCCTCGATGGCCACATAGAGCCGCTTTTCCCCTATATCAG tgaTACAGGAGCAAAGCCTCCAGAAAGTGTTATCTTTGGAATTATGATTACCATTTCTGCAGTCCTAG GTGCAATTACAATGATCATGAAATATTTGATGttaaagaagcaaaatgaaatgacaCATTTTAATTCCTCTTGTTTCAATTTACTGGCACTATGTTTTGGAATCCTGGGTTGTATAGGAATGAGTATCATTGCTAGCGTTCAG GAGCTGACATATCCTGCTGTCCATGATGGAGGGGCTCTCGTGGCATTTGTGTCTGGCACGATGTACATTGTACTTCAGACAGCCATCTCGTATAAGTTGTACAAGGAATATCCACAGTGGTGCACTCCATGTATATGGCACACAAGGCTGGTCCTCTCTGTCATGACCATAATGGCTCTTTTTCCCA TGATTGCATGTGCTTCACTAATTTCCGTCACAAAAATAGACTGGAATCCAGGGGAAAAG